CGAGAGGAAGGCCTCCGGCCCGGTCGGGGCCGGTGTGTCTTCGGTCTTGGTCAGTGTGGTCACGGTCGTTCTCCTAGGCGAGGCGCACGCGCGGGTCGATGTAGGCGTAGGCGAGGTCCACGATGATGTTCAGGATCAGGATGAAGAAGGCCCCGAACAGCATCACGCCCATCGTCAGCGGCAGGTCCTTGTTCAGCGACGACTCCACCGCGAGGCGGCCGATGCCCGCGAGGTCGAAGGTGAACTCGGTGACCACGGCACCCGCGAGGAGGCCGGAGAGGTCCATGCCGAGGATGGTGACGATGGGAGCGAGAGAGCCGCGCCAGGCGTAGCGGAAGAATACGTACCGCTGCCGCATGCCCTTGGCCCGCGCGGTGCGGACATGCTCTTCCTGGAGCTGCTCGATCATGGTGGAGCGAGCCATACGCGTGTACTGGGCTGTGAAGATCGTCGCCATGACGGCCCAGGGGATCAGCATCCCGACGCCCCAGCCGACCGGATCGTCCGTGAACGGAATGTACTTGGGGTTGTCCATCCAGCCGGTGCTGTAGACGAAGATGCCAAGAACGATCGGACCCAGGAAGTAGATCTGGAACGAGCTGAGCACCATGGAGGCGCCACTGACGATCTTGTCGACCACAGTGCCGCGCTTCCACGCTGCGATGAGTCCCGATGCGAGTCCCAGGACCAGGAAGATGACCAGACCGCCGACCGTCAGCGACAGCGTCAGCGGGAAGCGGTCCATGATGGAGTCCCACACGAAGTCGCCGGAGTCGAAGGAGACCCCGAGGCACGGTGCGGAGCAGTGGCCGACAGGGAAGTCCCGGCCGGAGACGATACCGATCATGAAGTCCCAGAACTGGGCGCTGATCGGCTTGTCGAGGCCGAGGTTCTCGCGGATCACCGCGATGTTCTCCGGCGAGCAGTTCTTGCCGCAGGAGAGCTCGGCGAAGTCCTGAGGGATTGTGTAGAACAGGAAGAACGTGAACGCGCCGATCAGGAACATGATGACGACGGCGCCGGTCAACCTGCGGATGAGGAACTGAAGCATCGCGGGAGGCTGCTCTCTTCGGAATCGGCGGGGTAGTGAGGGGTTGAAGTCCGTGGGGGTGCGCTCCGCCTGGCGCACACCCCCACGGATCAGCCGTGTTTCGGTGTTACGGCTGGATCAGGTACAGACGGTTGATGTCGATGTAGCTCGAGTTCGTGCTGTACCGGGCGCCACCGATGTTGGAGCCGAAGAGCTGGATCTGCTTCGAGTAGTAGACCGGAGCAGCCGGGTTGATCTCCTCGACGATGCGGTGGTGAGCCTCTTCCCACTTCTTGGCCGCGGCCTCGGGCTGCAGGAGCAGCGCCTCCTGGATGAGGGAGTTGACCTTCTCATCGTTGATGTGGGAGTAGTTCGAGCCGCCGTCGGAGACCAGCTTGCCGTCGTAGACCGGGGTGACGACCGTCGACGGGGAGGACCAGTCCTGACCCCAGCCGGTCATGTACAGGTCGAACGGGTTCTTGAGCTTGCCGATCTGCTCGTAGAAGCTCTTGCGCTCGATCTCCTTCGCCTGGACGTCGAAGCCGATCTTGTTCAGCGCGTCCTTGATGAGGACCATCTGCTTCTGGCCACGCGGAGTGTTCGAGTAGGCGTAGGTGAGCTTCGTGCCCTTCTTGAAGCCCGCCTCCTCGAGGAGCTTCTTGGCCTTCTCCGGGTCACCGTTGGGCTTCTTCAGCTTGCCGAACGGGTCGTAGGAGGGGTCGAAGCCCGGCAGGGTCGGCGCGAACAGGCCACCGGCCATCTCGCCGCCGTACTTGCCACCGTCAGCCTGGATCATGGACTGGTTCGGGATCGCGTACGTGATCGCGTCCCGGATCTTCTTGTCCTTGATGCGGTCCAGGTTGAAGGTCAGCTGCCAAACGTAGGGCTGGTAGCCCTTGATCGTGCGCTTGTTGACCGCCGCGTTGCCGATCACGGCCTGCATCTGGGCGGTGTCCACCGAGTCCGTGAACTGGATGGCGTTCTTGGCGTCGCCCTGGTCGGCGATCAGACGCTTGGTCTGGCTGGCCGGGTCGATCGTGGTGGTGAAGTTGTAGCCGTCGACGTACTGGTGACGCACCGCGTCCGACTTCGGGTCCCAGTTGGTGTTCTTGACCAGCTTGAGGGACTTGCCGGCCTTGTACTCGGCGATCTTGTACGGGCCCAGGGACTTCGGGGCCTTGTCGTACTTCTCCTTGGTGTCCGACTTCGCCGGGACGATGCCGTAACCGGCCATGGCCAGCGCCTGCGGCAGGTCCGGGCGCGCCTGGCCGAAGTGGAAGACGACCGTCTTCGCGTCCGGGGTGGACAGGACCGAGTCGGGCAGGTGGCTGCCCTTGTACGGACCGTCCGGCAGCGCCTTGCGGTAGTCGGAGCCGGAGAGCCAGCTCTGGACGAACGAAGGACCGTCGAAGATGACCTTCGAGTACTGGCGCTCGATGGTGTGACGGACATCGGCCGAGGTGATGACGTTGCCGTCCTCGTCCTTGATGCCGTCCTTGAGCGTGTACGTCCAGGTCTTGCCGCCGTCGGTGGTCTTACCGGCGTCGGTGGCGATGTCACCGACGACGGTCAGGTTGCCCTTGTCGTCCTCCTGGTAGTTCGTCAGCTTGCGGTGCAGCAGGTTGGCGAACTGGCCGGCGTCACTGACGTAGATCTGGCCCGGGTCCATGTGGGTGAGGTCGGACTGCGTGTAGACATTGATGCTGCCACCGGGCTTGGCGCCCGGGACCTCAGCCGCGGGGCCCGTGGAGTGGGCCGCGTCGGCGTAGGCGACAGGCTTCGACTGCGCGGCAGCGTCCTGCTTCGACTTCGACTCGTCCTTGGCGTTCTTACCGCTGTCCTTGGAGCAGCCGGTGAGCGCCAGCGAGCCCGCCGCGACTGCGACGACTATGGCGCGTGCGGAGCGCGAGTGAATGGGCTTCATGATGCTCGTTGCACCTACCTGTCGGTTGTAATCCAGAAGAGCTGCCTGACCGTCCGGTTGCCCGGTGCGGGAGCGGCAGTTACTCCCGCCCATGGACGTCACCGTCCGGTCTTGGGGTCGAACGCGTCCCGGACGGAGTCACCAAGGAGGTTGAACGCAAGAACGAAAACCACCATGGCGATGCCCGGGAAGAACATGAACGACGGGTCCTGCTCGTAGATGCCGGCGCCGATCGCGAACATCCGCCCCCAGTCGGGAGTGGGTTCGACGAAGCCGACACCGACGAACGAGAGGAACGCGATGCTCAGGATGGAGCTGGGCAGCGTGTAGGTGCCCTGCACAAGGATCGGCGTGACGATGTTCGGCAGGATCTCCTTGCGCACGATCCGCCACCGCGAGGCGCCCGAAACCTTGGCCGCCTCCACGAACTCCCGCTCGCGCAGGGAGAGTACGGAGCTTCGCACCAGACGGGCCATGCCCATCCAGCCGAGGAACCACATCACCAGCAGGATCGCGACGGCGCGCAGGTAGGTGGGGGTCTCGTCCGCCGGAGAGACGAACAGCGCGGTCACGACGGGCATGAAGGCGATGAAGAACAGCTGGCTCGGGAAGGCCAGGAAGAAGTCGGTCGTCCGGCCCAGCCAGTAGTCGACCTTGCCACCGAAGTAGCCGCCCACCATGCCGATGACCACGCCCGTGATCACGCTGAAGAGCGTGAGGACGAGCGCCATGAAGAGCGACGTTCGCATGCCGTACAGCAGCATGGTGAACACGTCGCGGCCCAGGTTGGGTTCGACGCCGAACCAGAAGTCTCCGGAGATGCCGCCGAAGCTGCCGGAGGGCATGGCGAAGTCGTCGAGCAGGAACGGATAGTCCGCTTCCTGGGCGTAGAGCGTGTAGGGATCCTTGCCGTACAAGGCCGAGATCACCGGGGCCAGCGCGGCGACGACGAAGAAGAACAGCACCACGATCGCGGAGATCACACCCGTGCGGTCGCGCTTGAAGCGCGTCCACATGAGCTGGCCGGGTGAACGGCCGGTGAGTGCCTTGGCGCTGTCCGCGGCGTCGGTCTTGCTCGCGGTGTCTTTGTCCAAGGTGACAGAGGCGGCGTCCGTGCCCTCGGTCTCAATTGGACTGGTCATGATGTGTCCATTCACGGGTGTCGGGTGACCCGCGATCCTGCGCGCTGTGCCGGCCGAGCGGTTTGCTCTCGAACAGTCACGGCTGCTGTGTGACGATCCCCCCACCGCCGTCCGCCACCCTCGACGGGTGCGGTGACGTTACCTACTGCCCGAGGACGTACCCATGGGCAAGGAGGCTGGAAGGAGCATCAGGAGGGATGGATTCCATCCCCAGGAGCGCGAGCCGAGCGGTTGACCGGGTCTCAGATTCGCCGGCCGCTGCCAGCGACCTGACCGGATGAATTGCGCTGGAAAAGTCCGGCCGTACGAGCCATCTGTGACGACCCGACCCCACTGGCGCTCGTGGCACCGCGCATGGGTTCCTCCTCATGAGTCCACGTGTTCACTGCAAGGTTGGGCACTGGACACCCGCCGACACCCCTGACGACGAAGAGCAGTACCCCGTGTGCTCGTGAGTCGGCGCTCCCCACAGCGCATGACCCGTTGACCCGAGCTCAGTGAAGCCAACTATTGGGTAAGTTCGGGCTGTAAACCACACTTAAAGCATCTCGTTTTGGCAACATCACCCCACCTCAGAGGCCCAAAATTCGGACAAAGGGATCGCAGACAGACACCCGCGAAACGGACTGTTAATACAGGTTTCCGGTGCGCAACGTCCGATAGACGAACAAGTGGGGTAGGAAAACCTGTTGACGGACAGCCCGGACTCCGGCACCGTTCGCCCGGTTTCCCATGACGTTGGACACACGAAACGGCCCGGACAACCCCTGTGGGGTCGTCCGGGCCGTTCCCGGTTCAGACGTGCGGCGCGACGGGCGCCGTACGGTACGTCAGTTGCGCTTGGCGCGGGAGGCCGTGCGGCCGCGCTCCTTCTGGTCCAGGACCACCTTGCGGATGCGAACGGTCTCCGGGGTGACCTCGATGCACTCGTCGTCGCGGCAGAACTCCAGCGACTGCTCCAGCGAGAGCTTGCGCGGCGGCACCACGTTCTCGGTGGTGTCCGCGGACGCGGCGCGCATGTTGGTGAGCTTCTTCTCCTTGGTGATGTTCACGTCCATGTCGTCGGAACGCGAGTTCTCACCAATGATCATGCCCTCGTAGACCTCGGTGCCGGCGTCGGTGAAGATGACACCACGCTCCTGGAGGTTGATCATCGCGAACGGCGTCACGGTACCGGCGCGGTCGGCGACCAGCGAGCCGTTGTTACGGGTACGCAGCTCGCCGAACCACGGCTCGTGGCCCTCGAAGATGGAGTGTGCGATGCCCGTGCCACGGGTCTGCGTCAGGAACTCCGTACGGAAGCCGATGAGGCCGCGCGACGGGACGATCCACTCCATGCGGATCCAGCCCGAGCCGTGGTTGGTCATCGTCTCCATACGGCCCTTGCGGGTCGCCATCAGCTGCGTGATGGCGCCGAGGTGCTCCTCGGGAGAGTCGATCGTCATGCGCTCGATCGGCTCGTGCACCTTGCCGTTGATCTCCTTGGTGACCACCTCGGGCTTGCCGACGGTCAGCTCGAAGCCTTCCCGGCGCATGGTCTCGACGAGGATGGCGAGCGCGAGCTCCCCACGGCCCTGGACCTCCCAGGCGTCGGGACGCTCGGTCGGCAGGACACGCAGCGAGACGTTACCGACCAGCTCACGGTCCAGGCGGTCCTTCACCAGGCGGGCGGTGACCTTGTGGCCCTTGCCGCCCTTGCCGACCAGCGGCGAGGTGTTCGTACCGATGGTCATGGAGATGGCGGGCTCGTCGACCGTGATCAGCGGCAGCGCGATCGGGTTCTCCGGGTCGGCCAGGGTCTCGCCGATCATGATCTCGGGGATACCGGCGACCGCGCAGATGTCGCCCGGGCCTGCCTTCTCGGCCGGCTTGCGGGTGAGCGCCTCGGTCATCATCAGCTCGGTGATGCGAACGTTGGACATGGTGCCGTCGCGCTTGATCCAGGCGACGGTCTGCCCCTTCTTCAGCTCGCCCTGCTCGACACGGAGCAGTGCGATACGGCCGAGGAAGTTGTCGGCGTCGAGGTTGGTGACATGGGCCTGGAGCGGCGCGGACTCGTCGTACTCGGGGGCCGGGACGTGCTCCAGGATGGTGGTGAAGAACGGCTCCAGGCTGTCGCTGTCGGCCGGGACGGTGCCGTCCTCCGGCTTGGTCAGCGAGGCCACGCCGTCACGGGCGCAGGCGTAGACGATCGGGAACTCGATCTGGTCCTCGTCCGCGTCCAGGTCCAGGAACAGGTCGTACGTCTCGTCGACGACCTCGGCGATCCGGGAGTCGGGGCGGTCCGTCTTGTTGATGCAGAGGATGACGGGCATCCGGGCCTGAAGGGCCTTGCGGAGCACGAAACGGGTCTGCGGGAGCGGACCCTCGGAGGCGTCGACCAGCAGGACGACCGCGTCCACCATCGACAGACCGCGCTCCACCTCGCCACCGAAGTCGGCGTGGCCGGGGGTGTCGATGATGTTGATCGTGATCGGGTCCCCGCCGTCCTTGGGGTGGTACTTGACGGCGGTGTTCTTCGCCAGGATCGTGATGCCCTTCTCACGCTCCAGGTCGTTCGAGTCCATCATGCGGTCGTCGAGGTGCTCGGCGGCGTGCGCGGCGAAGGCGCCGGCCTGCTTCAGCATGGCGTCGACCAGGGTGGTCTTGCCGTGGTCGACGTGGGCGACGATGGCAACGTTACGGATGTCGTGGCGCGTGGGCATGCTGGCTGGGGCTTCTCTCGATCGTGGGATCAGGCGTTTGATGGTCGTAGCCTCGTCCGCCCGCCGGGCGGACACGCCTCGGCTGGTCCCATGGTACGGGGCCGCCGCGCCCGGTGCTTTCCGGGCCGATCGGGAGTGGGTTCCTGCGTCAGTCGTGAGCTCTGTGGGGAGCGGTGAAACCGGGATCTGAAAGCCTGGGTCAAAGGGTGAGACGATCCTGCCCGCCGGCGAAGCCGGCGGGCAAGGAAATTGAGCCAGTTCTGAGGTTGTGACCCGCTGCTTCCGCTGCCTCCCGCTACTTCTTTTTGTTCTTCGGGGCTCCGGCCGTCGGCTTCTTGAATCCGATGTCCTGGTAACGGGGAGCGGCGAAGCCGAAGGCCCCGGCATTGGCCACCAGCCGCCTGGCCGCGACCAGCTCGGGGCGCTGATAGAGCGGAATGGATCCGGCCGCCGCCCAGATCCGGGCGTCCGCCTTGCGCACCAGGTCGCGGGCCGCGTCCTCGTCCAGCTCGGAGGCCGCCTGGTCGAAGAGCTGGTTGATGTAGTCGGAGCCGACCCGGGTGTAGTTCTGCTCCACCAGCAGCGAGCCGTCGGTGGCGGGCTCGGGCTTGGCGTAGATCGGCCGGGCGTCGGTCGCCGGGTAGGCGGTGGCGGGCCACGAGTACAGCGCAAGGTCGTAGTCGCCCGAGGCGATGTGGTCCTTGAAGTAGCTGTCATCGGGGACCTTGGTGATCTCGGCGTGCACACCGATGCGGTCCAGCATCTGCGCGATCTTGTCGCCGACGGTGCGCAGTGCCTC
This window of the Streptomyces sp. SLBN-118 genome carries:
- a CDS encoding ABC transporter permease, whose product is MLQFLIRRLTGAVVIMFLIGAFTFFLFYTIPQDFAELSCGKNCSPENIAVIRENLGLDKPISAQFWDFMIGIVSGRDFPVGHCSAPCLGVSFDSGDFVWDSIMDRFPLTLSLTVGGLVIFLVLGLASGLIAAWKRGTVVDKIVSGASMVLSSFQIYFLGPIVLGIFVYSTGWMDNPKYIPFTDDPVGWGVGMLIPWAVMATIFTAQYTRMARSTMIEQLQEEHVRTARAKGMRQRYVFFRYAWRGSLAPIVTILGMDLSGLLAGAVVTEFTFDLAGIGRLAVESSLNKDLPLTMGVMLFGAFFILILNIIVDLAYAYIDPRVRLA
- a CDS encoding ABC transporter substrate-binding protein; amino-acid sequence: MKPIHSRSARAIVVAVAAGSLALTGCSKDSGKNAKDESKSKQDAAAQSKPVAYADAAHSTGPAAEVPGAKPGGSINVYTQSDLTHMDPGQIYVSDAGQFANLLHRKLTNYQEDDKGNLTVVGDIATDAGKTTDGGKTWTYTLKDGIKDEDGNVITSADVRHTIERQYSKVIFDGPSFVQSWLSGSDYRKALPDGPYKGSHLPDSVLSTPDAKTVVFHFGQARPDLPQALAMAGYGIVPAKSDTKEKYDKAPKSLGPYKIAEYKAGKSLKLVKNTNWDPKSDAVRHQYVDGYNFTTTIDPASQTKRLIADQGDAKNAIQFTDSVDTAQMQAVIGNAAVNKRTIKGYQPYVWQLTFNLDRIKDKKIRDAITYAIPNQSMIQADGGKYGGEMAGGLFAPTLPGFDPSYDPFGKLKKPNGDPEKAKKLLEEAGFKKGTKLTYAYSNTPRGQKQMVLIKDALNKIGFDVQAKEIERKSFYEQIGKLKNPFDLYMTGWGQDWSSPSTVVTPVYDGKLVSDGGSNYSHINDEKVNSLIQEALLLQPEAAAKKWEEAHHRIVEEINPAAPVYYSKQIQLFGSNIGGARYSTNSSYIDINRLYLIQP
- a CDS encoding ABC transporter permease; its protein translation is MTSPIETEGTDAASVTLDKDTASKTDAADSAKALTGRSPGQLMWTRFKRDRTGVISAIVVLFFFVVAALAPVISALYGKDPYTLYAQEADYPFLLDDFAMPSGSFGGISGDFWFGVEPNLGRDVFTMLLYGMRTSLFMALVLTLFSVITGVVIGMVGGYFGGKVDYWLGRTTDFFLAFPSQLFFIAFMPVVTALFVSPADETPTYLRAVAILLVMWFLGWMGMARLVRSSVLSLREREFVEAAKVSGASRWRIVRKEILPNIVTPILVQGTYTLPSSILSIAFLSFVGVGFVEPTPDWGRMFAIGAGIYEQDPSFMFFPGIAMVVFVLAFNLLGDSVRDAFDPKTGR
- the typA gene encoding translational GTPase TypA, with translation MPTRHDIRNVAIVAHVDHGKTTLVDAMLKQAGAFAAHAAEHLDDRMMDSNDLEREKGITILAKNTAVKYHPKDGGDPITINIIDTPGHADFGGEVERGLSMVDAVVLLVDASEGPLPQTRFVLRKALQARMPVILCINKTDRPDSRIAEVVDETYDLFLDLDADEDQIEFPIVYACARDGVASLTKPEDGTVPADSDSLEPFFTTILEHVPAPEYDESAPLQAHVTNLDADNFLGRIALLRVEQGELKKGQTVAWIKRDGTMSNVRITELMMTEALTRKPAEKAGPGDICAVAGIPEIMIGETLADPENPIALPLITVDEPAISMTIGTNTSPLVGKGGKGHKVTARLVKDRLDRELVGNVSLRVLPTERPDAWEVQGRGELALAILVETMRREGFELTVGKPEVVTKEINGKVHEPIERMTIDSPEEHLGAITQLMATRKGRMETMTNHGSGWIRMEWIVPSRGLIGFRTEFLTQTRGTGIAHSIFEGHEPWFGELRTRNNGSLVADRAGTVTPFAMINLQERGVIFTDAGTEVYEGMIIGENSRSDDMDVNITKEKKLTNMRAASADTTENVVPPRKLSLEQSLEFCRDDECIEVTPETVRIRKVVLDQKERGRTASRAKRN